CTCAAATATTTCAGTTTCACCTGAAATGATCCTTTGGATATTTTTCACGTAATTGTCTTTTCGGATTACTTCAAGCCTTAAAGAATCCACAGTCTCTGACATTTTAAAAAGAAGTGCAGTGTTTTCGGAATCTCGGTAACTTGGATCAAACCAGGCTTTTAAAAGTGTTTTTGACATGATCAATGAAAAACCAAAAATCAAAATAAAAATCAATGCCAATATAGAAAGCATCCTTCCTGTAGAAATGCTGAAAGAAGTTATGACAGAAAAGTCCTGTTCTTTTCTGATGACTATAAGGAATTTGGCCTTAAGCGACTGAATAAACCTGCCGGGTGTTTTCAATGCAGTAGATTTTTGGTTTCCAAGATTCAAAAATATGAATATCCGCCTACATACAAGTGGGCAAATTTTATACTTTGACAATAAGTGTCAATAACTTTCAGGGCTGAATTGTAAGTGTTTAATTGGCTGTAAATAAATAAGAAGGCCATGAATATTCTACAATTCAATGAAAGATATCCTGATGAGGCAAGTTGCATCCATTACTTGAAGGAACAAAGGGAAAGAGAAGGTGTCATTTGCAAGAATTGTAATTCCAAGGATCACTACTGGCTTAATTCTCTCAATATGTTCCAATGTAAACATTGTAAATTTAGGACAGGACTGAAAAATGGTACTATTATGGAAAACAGCAAGTTACCATTGAGGACTTGGTTGCTTGCAATGACTCTTGTAAGCGCAACCAAGAAGGGATTTAGCTGCCTTGAACTACAGAGGCAGATGGGTCATAGCAGATACGAGACTGTTTTCAGACTGTATCACAAGCTCCGGGAAGCAATGGGTAAACGTGACAGCCAATATAAACTAGAAGATATGGTTGAATATGATGAGGCTTTTGTAAGCAAGGCAACAAAATCTTCGGAAAAGACGAAGCTGAAGAAAGGCCGTGGAAGCCAAAAACAAGCTACTGTCGCTGTTATGGCTGAATCATCTATTCTTGAAGACCTAATTACTGGAGAAAAGGACAAAAGCTGCAGATATTTCAAGATGGTCAAAATAGATAACTTGAAGGCAAAAACAGCCGAAAAACTGATAAAAGGACTGATTGACAAAAAAGCCGTGCTCCAAACTGATGAAAGTACGACTTATGCTAACCTAGAAGATTGTATCGATGTTCACGTGAGCGAATTATCTTCCACAAAAGAGGGCAAGTTCAACCTCAAATGGGCACATATAGCAATAAGCAACCTTAAAAGGGATTTACAGAAGTACCATATGGTTTCAGAAAAGATGCTTCAAAACTATCTCAATGAATTCTGTTATAAACTAAACCGAAGATACTTTGGTAAAAAACTCTTTGATAGACTTGTTATTGCGAGCATTTGCCCCTACTTGTATACAAGCGGATAATCATATTCAAAAATATAATAATAAACGGAAGCGTTTAATAATTTGATACAAAACCAGTAATTTGTGACTTTGTCAAACAAGCAATGATGCGTGGGTATTTTACAAGTTTAGGGATTATCGCTGTAATTTTCTTAACAGCGTGCTCCTCAGAAAAAAACACTTTTACCAATAGGTGGTTCCATAACACCACATCCCGATACAATGCGGTTTTTTATGCAAAAGCCAATATTGAGGAACTCGAAAAAGCCATCGCAAAAAACCATAGGGAAGATTTCACCCAAGTCTTACCCATTTTTTATCCTGTAGATAGCGCTTTGATAGAACAAAATGAAGAGCTGTTGGATGATGTCCGGGGATTTGCCTCTAAGGCCATTGATTGGCATAGAATTTCCAAATGGGTGGATGATTCTTATTTTCTTTTGGGCCTCGCAGATTACTATGATGCCAAATTTGATGAATCATCCAACACATTCCGTTACCTGAATGTAAATAGCAAGAAAAAAAGGGTGAGGCACAGAAGCCTTATCCAACTCATGCGACAATTTACAGACCTTGGGAATTTTGAAGATGCGGCATATGTCATCGAATATTTATCTAAGGAACCCGGTATCAGCAAAGAAAATAAGTTTTTATTGTACAAAACCCTTGCTTACTACTATGAAAAAAGGCAGGACGTGAATGGAAAAATCGGTGCCTTGGACAGGACGCTTGGCTTGACCAAAGACAAGAAGGAAAAATCAAGAATAAACTTCATCCTGGGACAACTTTACCAAAGAGAAGGTTTGGATGCTTTGGCCTATAGTTATTACAGAGAAGCAGTTAAAGGGAACCCTCCTTATGAAAGGGCATTTTTTGCCCAACTATTTGCTCAGCAAGTAGCTGAACTTAACAAGAGCAAAGATGTGAAAAGGGTTAGAAACTATTATGATGAATTACTTAAAGACAGTAAAAACAGAGATTTGAGAGATGTTATCCTCTACGAAAAAGCCATGTTTGAATTTAAACAGGAAAACATAGAGGAGGCTGAAAATTTACTGAAACAAGCAGCTAAAAAGGAGGGCAGGAATCCCCTTCAGAAAGGCTATATCTACCAAAAATTAGCTGAAATCAATTATGAAATCAAAAAGGATTTCAAGGCTACAAAATATTACCTGGATTCAGCATTGGCTTCCATACGCCCCACTGATAAAATTTACACTGAAATCAATCAAAAAAAGGGGATTTTTGACAATTATGTGATGCATTATGAAACGATAAACAAAAACGACAGTCTTATCCGCCTTTCACAAATGAGTGCAGAGGAGCAGGAATTGGTTGCTGAAATGTTTATCAAACAGGAAGAAGAGCGGCTCTTGAGGGAAGCAGAACAAAAATCCGAACAGCGTTCTTCAGGAATTTTTGATAACCTCTTGGCTTTTGGAGGTCGAGGTTCAGGTGAGTCTTTCTATTTTGACAACACTTTGGCCATGCAAAGGGGCTCCATTGAGTTTTATAGAAACTGGGGCACCCGGCCCCTTGATGATAACTGGAGGAGAAATGTACAAGGATTCCAGTCCGGAGGTAGGGATACTGGGTCCATGGGCTCCCGTACCGAAATCAGAGATGAATCCGGCCCAGAAGAACCTGGCAGCACTATTGGTCAGCTGCCGGACAAACAAAGCCTTTTGGCACAAATTCCAAAGACAGAAGAAGAAGTTAACCAACTCAGGGAAGAATTGGAAGATTCCTATTTTGAATTGGGAAAACTCCTCTTTTTTGATTTTAAAGAAGCATTGATGAGTATTGAATATTTGGAAAATCTCATCACCACCTATCCCAATTCCAGCAAAAAGGCTGAAGCTTATTATATCCTATTCTTGGCTAACCAGGAAATTAACGGCAACCCACAGCTCTATGCACAGAGGCTGAACAGGGAGTTTCCTGAATCACCTTTCACCTTTTCTGTGAACAATCCTGATGCCATCAAGGGCAATCAGGCTTTTTTGGAATCCTCAAGGCTTTATAAAAAAGCCTATGAACAGTATTATGCAGGGAATTTTGCAGCGGCAAGAGGAACGATCCGATCAACCCTAGAAAACTATCCTCTCACCAAGAATACCGATAGATTATTGTTATTGGATATTATGGTATCTGGAAAAATCGACGACAAGGAAAGGTATAAAAACAGGTTGGAAAATTACATTCAAACCACTGAAGAACCCCAATTGGTAAAATTGGCAAGAAATATGCTATTGGCATTAACAGGAGAACAAGAAGAAGTCAAATCGGAAAGTGCAGAAGTGGCAATGGAATCTCAGGTTATGGAAGAGCAAATTGCAGATGCTGAACAGGAATTGGAAAATGAAGAAGACTCCCCATTCCGTGAAAATCCTAACCAAACTCATATATTTGTCATCGCTTTGGATCCGGAAAAAGCCAGGGAATCCAAAAACCTGTTGGCAGACCTTGAATCATTTCATGCGCAAAATTTTGCCAATTCAAGACTCCGTACAGGAAATATGAACCTTAATCGCCAAGAAGTGATTTTTATAGTGAGCCCCTTCAGCAATGCTGAACGTGCAAAAGAATATAGGAACAAATTCATGAACGATTTCAATTCTAATTCCCTGGAAAAAAATGACAAAGAAAACAGCTTCTTAATTTCCATCGAGAACTTCCAGGAGCTCAACAGACGTAAAAACCTCAATGAGTACCGTCAATTCTACAGAAGAGTTTATAAATAACAGTACATCAATACGTTTAAATCATAATGACCAATAAAATCATTAAAATTATTTGGTTGGTTTTCGTTGCCGGAATAATAGGTTTTGTCCTGTTTGTCTGGGCAGTGAGTGTCAATTTTCTCGGCCTATTTGGAGAATTACCGGATTTCAAGGCCTTGGAAAACCCCAGAACAGAGGTCGCATCAGAGCTTTATTCTGCAGATGGGGTATTATTGGGAAGTTACTTTAGGGAAAACAGGAGTCCTGTCAGCTACAATGAACTTGCCCCGAATCTTGTGAATGCACTCATCGCCACAGAAGATGTAAGGTTTGAAAAACATTCCGGCATTGATCTTCAAAGCATGGGACGGGTATTGTTCAAATCCTTAATCTTAAGACAGGGTGCAGGAGGGGGCAGTACACTTAGTCAGCAGACGGCCAAAAACTTGTTCAAGACCAGAAATCTGGAATCTCAAGGGGCCTTAAGTAGGGTGCCAGGGCTACGGATGCTGATCATTAAGACCAAAGAGTGGATCGTCGCCACCAAGCTTGAAAAATCTTACACCAAGGAAGAAATATTGACTTTATACCTGAACACATCAGAGTTTGGAAGCAATGCTTATGGCATAAAAACAGCTGCCAAAACATTTTTCAATAAAAACCCAAACGAACTTACCGTTCAGGAATCCGCGGTTTTGGTAGGCTTGTTCAAGGCACCTACCTATTACAGCCCGGTATTCAATCCGGAAAACTCATTGAGAAGGAGAAACACGGTTTTGGCACAAATGGAAAAATATGGCTTCCTGACCAAATCTGAACGTGATTCCCTTATGGCTTTGCCCATTGAATTGGATTACCGGGTTGAAAACCAAAATCAGGGTTTGGCCACCTACTTCAGGGAAGTCCTGAAAGCAGATTTACTCAAATGGACGAAAGAAAATCTCAAAGCAGACGGAACCCCTTATGATCTATTTGGTGATGGCTTAAAGATTTACACCACGATAGATAGTAGGATGCAGCGTTATGCGGAAGAAGCCGTGGATGAGCACATGAGAGAACTTCAGAAA
This Cecembia calidifontis DNA region includes the following protein-coding sequences:
- a CDS encoding IS1595 family transposase; translation: MNILQFNERYPDEASCIHYLKEQREREGVICKNCNSKDHYWLNSLNMFQCKHCKFRTGLKNGTIMENSKLPLRTWLLAMTLVSATKKGFSCLELQRQMGHSRYETVFRLYHKLREAMGKRDSQYKLEDMVEYDEAFVSKATKSSEKTKLKKGRGSQKQATVAVMAESSILEDLITGEKDKSCRYFKMVKIDNLKAKTAEKLIKGLIDKKAVLQTDESTTYANLEDCIDVHVSELSSTKEGKFNLKWAHIAISNLKRDLQKYHMVSEKMLQNYLNEFCYKLNRRYFGKKLFDRLVIASICPYLYTSG
- a CDS encoding gliding motility protein, giving the protein MMRGYFTSLGIIAVIFLTACSSEKNTFTNRWFHNTTSRYNAVFYAKANIEELEKAIAKNHREDFTQVLPIFYPVDSALIEQNEELLDDVRGFASKAIDWHRISKWVDDSYFLLGLADYYDAKFDESSNTFRYLNVNSKKKRVRHRSLIQLMRQFTDLGNFEDAAYVIEYLSKEPGISKENKFLLYKTLAYYYEKRQDVNGKIGALDRTLGLTKDKKEKSRINFILGQLYQREGLDALAYSYYREAVKGNPPYERAFFAQLFAQQVAELNKSKDVKRVRNYYDELLKDSKNRDLRDVILYEKAMFEFKQENIEEAENLLKQAAKKEGRNPLQKGYIYQKLAEINYEIKKDFKATKYYLDSALASIRPTDKIYTEINQKKGIFDNYVMHYETINKNDSLIRLSQMSAEEQELVAEMFIKQEEERLLREAEQKSEQRSSGIFDNLLAFGGRGSGESFYFDNTLAMQRGSIEFYRNWGTRPLDDNWRRNVQGFQSGGRDTGSMGSRTEIRDESGPEEPGSTIGQLPDKQSLLAQIPKTEEEVNQLREELEDSYFELGKLLFFDFKEALMSIEYLENLITTYPNSSKKAEAYYILFLANQEINGNPQLYAQRLNREFPESPFTFSVNNPDAIKGNQAFLESSRLYKKAYEQYYAGNFAAARGTIRSTLENYPLTKNTDRLLLLDIMVSGKIDDKERYKNRLENYIQTTEEPQLVKLARNMLLALTGEQEEVKSESAEVAMESQVMEEQIADAEQELENEEDSPFRENPNQTHIFVIALDPEKARESKNLLADLESFHAQNFANSRLRTGNMNLNRQEVIFIVSPFSNAERAKEYRNKFMNDFNSNSLEKNDKENSFLISIENFQELNRRKNLNEYRQFYRRVYK